Proteins from a genomic interval of Streptomyces fodineus:
- a CDS encoding MaoC family dehydratase, translating to MAGELVHLAAGVLRSPFKRPSPEADFPRGRLVLPGLRVDQERLAAYERVCGFPTGDSDLPVTYPHVLGFPPAMRLMSDRAFPLPLPGLVHTSIEITRHTSLPAAGEYELAVHVEGLAPHRRGTEATVVTGMRAGGDVVWESRSTYLARHRTDGPGARRDERPDPLPVVAEWRLAEDIGRRYGAVSGDRNPIHLYPLTARLFGFPRAIAHGMWTVARCLAAGGSAGGSAVVRARFLAPVLLPGTVTYGADGSGRFELRGDGGRLHLVGKVS from the coding sequence ATGGCGGGCGAGTTGGTGCATCTTGCGGCCGGCGTGCTGCGCTCGCCGTTCAAACGGCCGTCTCCGGAGGCGGACTTCCCGCGCGGGCGTCTGGTGCTGCCCGGTCTGCGGGTCGATCAGGAGCGGCTGGCCGCGTACGAGCGCGTCTGCGGCTTCCCGACCGGCGACAGCGACCTCCCCGTCACCTATCCGCACGTCCTCGGCTTCCCGCCGGCCATGCGGCTGATGAGCGACCGGGCCTTTCCGCTGCCCCTGCCGGGTCTCGTCCACACGTCGATCGAGATCACCCGGCACACCTCCCTCCCGGCGGCCGGGGAGTACGAACTCGCCGTGCACGTCGAGGGATTGGCCCCGCACCGGCGCGGCACCGAAGCCACGGTGGTCACCGGGATGCGGGCCGGCGGGGACGTCGTATGGGAGTCGCGGAGCACCTACCTCGCGCGGCACCGGACCGACGGGCCCGGCGCGCGGCGGGACGAGCGCCCGGACCCGCTGCCCGTCGTCGCCGAGTGGCGGCTCGCCGAGGACATCGGCCGGCGCTACGGCGCCGTCTCGGGCGACCGCAACCCCATCCATCTGTACCCCCTCACCGCCCGCCTCTTCGGTTTTCCGCGGGCCATCGCGCACGGCATGTGGACGGTGGCCCGCTGCCTCGCCGCGGGCGGCTCCGCGGGCGGCTCCGCCGTGGTGCGGGCGCGGTTTCTGGCGCCGGTGTTGTTGCCGGGGACGGTGACGTACGGGGCTGATGGGTCCGGTCGGTTCGAGCTGCGGGGCGATGGGGGCCGACTGCACCTGGTAGGGAAGGTGAGCTAG
- a CDS encoding TetR/AcrR family transcriptional regulator, which yields MGGARTKRMPRAVREQQMLDAAVRIFGQRGYMAASMDEIAELAGVSKPLVYLYLNSKEDLFTACIRREATALAEAVRAGVRTDLPADRRLWDGLQAFFAHTAEHPDAWSVLHLQARTHGELFAAETAAMRKELVAFVTRLVAIAAREAHRDPDLPEHEVAGLAEALVGAAESLATWANSTEGVTARQAATTLMNFAWAGLGNLMSGHPWTPPAGDA from the coding sequence ATGGGTGGGGCGAGGACCAAACGGATGCCGAGGGCGGTACGCGAGCAGCAGATGCTCGACGCCGCCGTACGGATCTTCGGCCAGCGCGGCTACATGGCCGCGTCGATGGACGAGATAGCCGAACTCGCGGGCGTCTCCAAGCCGTTGGTCTACCTGTACCTGAACTCCAAGGAAGACCTCTTCACCGCCTGCATCCGGCGCGAGGCCACCGCCCTGGCGGAGGCCGTCCGTGCCGGGGTCCGTACGGACCTGCCCGCCGACCGCCGCCTCTGGGACGGCCTCCAGGCCTTCTTCGCGCACACCGCCGAGCACCCCGACGCCTGGTCCGTGCTCCACCTCCAGGCCCGCACCCACGGGGAGCTGTTCGCGGCCGAGACCGCCGCGATGCGCAAGGAGCTCGTCGCGTTCGTGACCCGCCTGGTCGCGATCGCGGCCCGCGAGGCCCACCGCGATCCCGACCTGCCGGAACACGAGGTCGCCGGCCTCGCCGAGGCCCTGGTGGGCGCGGCGGAGTCCCTGGCGACGTGGGCCAACAGCACAGAGGGCGTCACCGCCCGGCAGGCGGCGACCACCCTGATGAACTTCGCGTGGGCGGGTTTGGGGAACCTGATGAGCGGCCACCCTTGGACTCCGCCGGCTGGAGATGCCTAG
- a CDS encoding DUF4229 domain-containing protein, whose product MIRYTLMRLGVFAGCLVVVWGAVYFGLFPRGFGNSNGLWVLLLALVLSAPISWVVLRKERDRASVQIVTKVDRMKANLDANRSQEDVADDTARAQGEAAASN is encoded by the coding sequence ATGATCCGCTACACGCTGATGCGCCTCGGCGTCTTCGCCGGCTGCCTCGTGGTCGTCTGGGGAGCCGTCTACTTCGGCCTCTTCCCGCGCGGCTTCGGCAACTCCAACGGCCTGTGGGTCCTGCTGCTGGCCCTGGTGCTGTCGGCGCCCATCAGCTGGGTCGTGCTGCGCAAGGAGCGGGACCGGGCCTCGGTGCAGATCGTGACCAAGGTCGACCGGATGAAGGCCAACCTGGACGCCAACCGCAGCCAGGAGGACGTCGCCGACGACACCGCGAGGGCGCAGGGCGAGGCAGCCGCCTCCAACTAG
- a CDS encoding GNAT family N-acetyltransferase, with protein sequence MPLTFTLDPAITPALRDGILDLWTDVSDAGGAVGFVPPVSREDVRPELVKHFVGMAEGRHRLLVGCDETGEPAATAFFAFNTHRLQTHWVWLYTVMVHPRHQGKGYGRDLLAAAADAARTFDGIDAIRLTCRGGLGLERFYGSCGYKEVGRVPGAIRVAPGDDRDDIIMLLPLH encoded by the coding sequence ATGCCACTTACTTTCACCCTGGACCCCGCCATTACGCCGGCCCTGCGCGACGGCATCCTCGACCTGTGGACGGACGTCTCCGACGCGGGCGGCGCCGTGGGCTTCGTACCGCCGGTGAGCCGGGAGGACGTCCGGCCGGAGCTGGTGAAGCACTTCGTGGGCATGGCCGAGGGGCGGCACCGGCTGCTCGTCGGCTGCGACGAGACGGGCGAGCCGGCCGCGACCGCGTTCTTCGCCTTCAACACGCACCGGCTCCAGACGCACTGGGTGTGGCTGTACACGGTGATGGTCCACCCCCGGCACCAGGGCAAGGGGTACGGCCGTGACCTGCTGGCGGCCGCCGCGGACGCGGCCCGCACCTTCGACGGCATCGACGCGATACGGCTGACCTGCCGGGGCGGCCTCGGCCTGGAGCGGTTCTACGGCTCCTGTGGCTACAAGGAGGTCGGCCGCGTACCCGGCGCCATCCGGGTGGCTCCCGGCGACGACCGCGACGACATCATCATGCTGCTCCCCCTGCACTGA
- a CDS encoding UdgX family uracil-DNA binding protein (This protein belongs to the uracil DNA glycosylase superfamily, members of which act in excision repair of DNA. However, it belongs more specifically to UdgX branch, whose founding member was found to bind uracil in DNA (where it does not belong), without cleaving it, appears to promote DNA repair by a pathway involving RecA, rather than base excision.): MSSRTTAPEDAYTAEPFVPEGASLTALRKAAADCRGCPLHRDATQTVFGAGNAHARVMLVGEQPGDQEDRQGKPFVGPAGRLLDRALAEAGIDPADAYVTNAVKHFKFTRTEPRKRRIHKAPSLREMTACGPWLAAELALVEPELIVVLGATAGKALLGSSFRVGEVRGTVLEEEIHGRPERLVPTVHPSSVLRAQDDEDRKAAYQGLVADLKVAARALG; encoded by the coding sequence GTGAGTTCCCGTACGACCGCCCCCGAAGACGCCTACACGGCGGAGCCCTTCGTCCCGGAGGGCGCCAGTCTCACCGCCCTGCGCAAGGCCGCGGCCGACTGCCGGGGGTGCCCCCTGCACCGGGACGCCACGCAGACGGTGTTCGGCGCGGGCAACGCGCACGCCCGCGTCATGCTCGTCGGCGAACAACCCGGTGACCAGGAGGACCGGCAGGGCAAGCCGTTCGTCGGCCCCGCCGGAAGACTGCTCGACCGCGCCCTGGCGGAAGCCGGCATAGACCCGGCGGACGCGTACGTCACCAACGCGGTCAAGCACTTCAAGTTCACCCGGACCGAGCCCCGCAAGCGCCGCATCCACAAGGCGCCGAGCCTGCGGGAGATGACCGCCTGCGGCCCCTGGCTCGCGGCGGAGCTGGCGCTGGTCGAGCCCGAGCTGATCGTGGTGCTGGGCGCGACCGCCGGGAAGGCGCTGCTGGGGTCGTCGTTCCGGGTGGGGGAGGTGCGCGGGACCGTACTGGAGGAGGAGATCCACGGGCGGCCGGAGCGGCTGGTGCCGACCGTGCACCCCTCGTCGGTGCTGCGGGCGCAGGACGACGAGGACAGGAAGGCCGCGTACCAGGGCCTCGTCGCCGATCTGAAAGTGGCTGCGCGCGCCCTCGGGTAA
- the mqnE gene encoding aminofutalosine synthase MqnE, producing MDVGLKRELEEKVRSGERLTREDGIALYESDDLAWLGGLAHEVRTRKNGDVVHFNVNRHLNMTNVCTASCAYCSFQRKPGEKDAYTMRIEEAVKLAKAMESESLTELHIVNGLHPNLPWRYYPRSLRELKAALPDVSLKAFTATEIHHFETISGLSASEILDELIDAGLESLTGGGAEIFDWEVRQHIVDHRTHWEDWSRIHRLAHEKGLKTPCTMLYGHIEEPRHRVDHVLRLRELQDETNGFQVFIPLRYQHDFVDMKDGKVRNRLQARTRMATGAEALKTFAVSRLLFDNVPHVKVFWVMHGVQTAQLALQHGADDMDGSVVEYKITHDADNYGTPNKLTREDLLELIRDAGFRPVERNTRYEIIREYDGPDPARRESPQPMRV from the coding sequence ATGGACGTCGGGCTCAAGCGCGAGCTGGAGGAGAAGGTCCGCTCCGGTGAGCGGCTGACCCGCGAGGACGGCATCGCGCTGTACGAGTCGGACGACCTGGCGTGGCTCGGCGGCCTCGCCCACGAGGTGCGCACCCGCAAGAACGGCGACGTGGTGCACTTCAACGTCAACCGGCACCTGAACATGACCAACGTGTGCACGGCCTCCTGCGCCTACTGCTCCTTCCAGCGCAAGCCGGGGGAGAAGGACGCGTACACGATGCGCATCGAGGAGGCGGTGAAGCTCGCCAAGGCGATGGAGTCGGAGAGCCTCACCGAGCTCCACATCGTCAACGGCCTGCACCCGAACCTGCCGTGGCGGTACTACCCCCGGTCCCTGCGCGAGCTCAAGGCCGCCCTGCCGGATGTCTCCCTGAAGGCGTTCACGGCGACGGAGATCCACCACTTCGAGACGATCAGCGGCCTGTCGGCCTCGGAGATCCTGGACGAGCTGATCGACGCGGGCCTGGAGTCGCTCACCGGCGGCGGCGCGGAGATCTTCGACTGGGAGGTCCGGCAGCACATCGTGGACCACCGGACCCACTGGGAGGACTGGTCCCGCATCCACCGCCTGGCGCACGAGAAGGGCCTGAAGACCCCGTGCACCATGCTCTACGGCCACATCGAGGAGCCGAGGCACCGGGTCGACCACGTCCTGCGGCTGCGCGAACTGCAGGACGAGACGAACGGCTTCCAGGTCTTCATCCCGCTGCGCTACCAGCACGACTTCGTGGACATGAAGGACGGCAAGGTCCGTAACCGCCTTCAGGCCCGCACCCGGATGGCGACCGGCGCCGAGGCGCTGAAGACCTTCGCGGTGTCGAGGCTGTTGTTCGACAACGTCCCGCACGTGAAGGTCTTCTGGGTGATGCACGGCGTGCAGACCGCCCAGCTGGCCCTCCAGCACGGCGCGGACGACATGGACGGCTCGGTCGTCGAGTACAAGATCACCCACGACGCGGACAACTACGGCACGCCGAACAAGCTGACCCGCGAGGACCTGCTGGAGCTGATCCGCGACGCCGGCTTCCGCCCGGTGGAGCGGAACACGCGGTACGAGATCATCCGCGAGTACGACGGCCCCGACCCGGCACGCCGGGAGTCGCCGCAGCCGATGCGGGTGTGA
- a CDS encoding Lrp/AsnC family transcriptional regulator, with protein sequence MDAVDRQLIQALRENGRASYAELGRLVGLSGPSVTDRINRLEAAGVITGYRATVDSASLGLGVTALIGISLSDAADHEDVAQRLRDLPEIEDCWFIAGDDSYMLKVRATDVDGLERIIRRLSGTKGVSRTRTTIVLSTKWENRVGELPEEV encoded by the coding sequence ATGGACGCGGTGGACAGGCAGCTCATCCAGGCCCTGAGGGAGAACGGCCGGGCCTCGTACGCGGAGCTGGGGCGTCTCGTCGGCCTGTCGGGCCCCAGCGTCACCGACCGCATCAACCGTCTGGAGGCGGCCGGTGTCATCACCGGTTACCGCGCCACGGTGGACTCGGCCTCCCTCGGCCTCGGCGTCACCGCGCTGATCGGCATCTCGCTCTCCGACGCCGCCGACCACGAGGACGTGGCCCAGCGGCTGCGGGACCTGCCGGAGATCGAGGACTGCTGGTTCATCGCCGGCGACGACTCCTACATGCTCAAGGTGCGCGCCACGGACGTGGACGGCCTGGAGCGGATCATCCGGCGGCTCAGCGGCACCAAGGGCGTCTCCCGGACCCGTACCACCATCGTGCTGTCCACGAAGTGGGAGAACCGGGTCGGGGAGCTGCCCGAAGAGGTGTAG
- a CDS encoding UbiX family flavin prenyltransferase, with the protein MPWIVGVSGASGTPYAAAVLRALLEAGEAVDLVVSRASRLTLLDETGISFRDAHWRDDLREWLARGADGKPGTFDVDLGAMRYWSAGDLAAGPSSGSYPAKGMIIVPASTACVAGVALGLSKDLLQRAASVTLKERRTLVVAVRETPLNGQTLRHLVTLDDAGAAVVPVSPGFYAGATHIQDLVDFVAGRVLDAAGVEHGLYRRWKGELGGGSPGNQQ; encoded by the coding sequence GTGCCTTGGATCGTGGGGGTGTCCGGTGCGTCCGGGACGCCGTATGCGGCGGCTGTGCTGCGGGCGTTGCTGGAGGCGGGGGAGGCGGTCGACCTGGTGGTCAGCCGGGCCTCGCGGCTGACCCTGCTGGACGAGACGGGTATCTCGTTCCGCGACGCCCACTGGCGGGACGACCTGCGGGAATGGCTGGCCCGGGGCGCCGACGGCAAGCCCGGGACCTTCGACGTGGACCTCGGCGCGATGCGGTACTGGAGCGCGGGCGACCTCGCGGCCGGGCCGTCCTCGGGGTCGTACCCGGCGAAGGGGATGATCATCGTGCCGGCCTCCACCGCCTGTGTGGCCGGAGTCGCCCTCGGGCTGTCCAAGGACCTGTTGCAGCGAGCGGCGAGCGTCACCCTCAAGGAGCGCCGGACGCTGGTGGTGGCCGTACGGGAGACCCCCTTGAACGGCCAGACCCTGCGGCACCTCGTCACGCTGGACGACGCCGGCGCCGCCGTCGTACCGGTCTCGCCCGGCTTCTACGCGGGCGCCACCCACATTCAGGACCTGGTGGACTTCGTCGCCGGGCGGGTGCTGGACGCGGCCGGCGTCGAGCACGGCCTGTACCGGCGCTGGAAGGGCGAGCTGGGCGGCGGCTCACCAGGCAACCAGCAGTAG
- the mqnP gene encoding menaquinone biosynthesis prenyltransferase MqnP — MSSASAAIPQPGRTKAFLRLVMIEHSVFALPFAYIASLTAMYEWDRIIHWGRLLLVTVCMVGLRTFAMAVNRIIDREIDARNPRTAHRELVTGAMSVRHAWTGALIALVIFLGAAALLNPLCLALAPVAVIPMVIYPYGKRFTNFPQAILGLAQSMGPIGGWLAISGSWNWEAVILGLAVGVWIGGFDLIYACQDVETDREIGVLSVPARFGIPAAIWGARACHTITTALFVWYAVVTGAGVFFWFGLLVVAGAFLYEHSIVRPHDLSRLNRAFFSVNGFIGIALFVCALLDLLVRGLTV; from the coding sequence GTGAGCAGCGCCTCTGCCGCGATCCCTCAGCCGGGACGCACGAAGGCCTTCCTGCGCCTGGTGATGATCGAGCACTCGGTCTTCGCCCTGCCCTTCGCCTACATCGCCTCCCTCACGGCGATGTACGAGTGGGACAGGATCATCCACTGGGGCCGGCTGCTGCTGGTCACCGTGTGCATGGTCGGCCTGCGCACGTTCGCGATGGCGGTCAACCGGATCATCGACCGCGAGATCGACGCCCGTAACCCCCGTACGGCCCACCGCGAACTCGTCACCGGTGCGATGTCGGTCCGCCACGCCTGGACCGGCGCCCTGATCGCCCTGGTGATCTTCCTGGGCGCGGCGGCCCTGCTGAACCCCCTGTGCCTGGCGCTGGCCCCGGTGGCGGTGATCCCGATGGTGATCTACCCCTACGGCAAGCGCTTCACGAACTTCCCGCAGGCCATCCTCGGCCTCGCCCAGTCCATGGGCCCGATCGGCGGCTGGCTCGCCATCTCCGGTTCCTGGAACTGGGAGGCGGTGATCCTCGGCCTGGCCGTCGGCGTCTGGATCGGCGGCTTCGACCTGATCTACGCCTGCCAGGACGTCGAGACCGACCGCGAGATCGGCGTCCTGTCGGTCCCGGCCCGCTTCGGCATCCCGGCGGCGATCTGGGGCGCGCGGGCCTGCCACACGATCACGACGGCGCTGTTCGTCTGGTACGCCGTCGTCACCGGCGCGGGTGTTTTCTTCTGGTTCGGCCTGCTGGTCGTCGCGGGCGCGTTCCTCTACGAGCACTCGATCGTCCGCCCCCATGACCTGTCCCGCCTGAACAGGGCCTTCTTCAGCGTCAACGGTTTCATCGGCATCGCCCTGTTCGTGTGCGCGCTGCTCGACCTGCTGGTGCGGGGGCTGACCGTCTGA
- a CDS encoding menaquinone biosynthesis decarboxylase — protein MAYDDLRSLLRSLEREGDLKRIKAEVDPFLEVGEIVDRVQKSGGPALLFENVKGSAMPLAMNVFGTDRRLLKALGLKSYGEISEKIGGLLRPELPHGFVGVREAFGKLGAMTHVPPKKVKEAPAQEVVLHGDEVDLDRLPALFTWPRDGGSFFNLGLTHTKDPETGIRNLGLYRLQRHDRRTIGMHWQIHKDSRNHYQVAARRGERLPVAIAFGCPPAVTYASTAPLPGDIDEYLFAGFIAGKRIEMVDCKTVPLQVPANAEVVLEGWLEPGEMLPEGPFGDHTGFYTPQEPFPALKIDCVTMRKRPLLQSIVVGRPPTEDGPLGRATERFFLPLLKIIVPDIVDYHLPEAGGFHNCAIVSIDKKYPKHAQKVMHAVWGAHMMSLTKLIVVVDADCDVHDLHEVAWRALGNTDYARDLTVVEGPVDHLDHASYQQFWGGKAGIDATRKWPEEGYTRDGGWPEMVLSDPDTAALVDRRWKEYGL, from the coding sequence ATGGCTTACGACGATCTTCGCTCCCTGCTGCGGTCGCTGGAGCGCGAGGGCGACCTCAAGCGCATCAAGGCCGAGGTCGACCCCTTTCTGGAAGTGGGCGAGATCGTCGACCGGGTGCAGAAGTCCGGCGGCCCGGCGCTGCTCTTCGAGAACGTGAAGGGCTCGGCGATGCCCCTCGCCATGAACGTCTTCGGCACCGACCGCCGCCTGCTGAAGGCGCTGGGCCTGAAGTCGTACGGCGAGATCTCCGAGAAGATCGGCGGCCTGCTGCGGCCCGAGCTGCCGCACGGCTTCGTCGGTGTGCGCGAGGCCTTCGGCAAGCTCGGCGCGATGACCCACGTGCCGCCGAAAAAGGTCAAGGAGGCCCCCGCGCAGGAGGTCGTCCTGCACGGCGACGAGGTGGACCTCGACCGGCTCCCGGCCCTGTTCACCTGGCCCCGGGACGGCGGCTCCTTCTTCAACCTGGGGCTCACGCACACCAAGGACCCCGAGACCGGCATCCGCAACCTCGGGCTCTACCGCCTCCAGCGCCACGACCGGCGCACCATCGGCATGCACTGGCAGATCCACAAGGACAGCCGCAACCACTACCAGGTCGCGGCGAGGAGGGGCGAACGGCTGCCGGTCGCCATCGCCTTCGGCTGTCCCCCGGCCGTCACCTACGCCTCCACCGCCCCCCTCCCCGGTGACATCGACGAGTACCTGTTCGCCGGGTTCATCGCGGGCAAGCGGATCGAGATGGTCGACTGCAAGACGGTCCCGCTCCAGGTCCCGGCGAACGCCGAGGTCGTCCTGGAGGGCTGGCTGGAGCCGGGCGAGATGCTGCCCGAGGGCCCCTTCGGCGACCACACCGGTTTCTACACCCCGCAGGAACCCTTCCCAGCGCTGAAGATCGACTGCGTGACGATGCGGAAGCGCCCGCTGCTGCAGTCGATCGTGGTCGGGCGCCCGCCCACGGAGGACGGCCCGCTCGGCCGCGCCACGGAACGCTTCTTCCTGCCCCTCCTCAAGATCATCGTCCCGGACATCGTGGACTACCACCTGCCCGAGGCCGGCGGCTTCCACAACTGCGCGATCGTCTCGATCGACAAGAAGTACCCCAAGCACGCGCAGAAGGTGATGCACGCGGTCTGGGGCGCCCACATGATGTCCCTGACCAAGCTGATCGTGGTCGTGGACGCCGACTGCGATGTGCACGATCTGCACGAGGTCGCCTGGCGGGCCCTCGGCAACACCGACTACGCCCGTGACCTCACCGTCGTCGAAGGCCCCGTCGACCATCTCGACCACGCCTCCTACCAGCAGTTCTGGGGCGGCAAGGCGGGGATCGACGCCACCAGGAAGTGGCCGGAGGAGGGCTACACGAGGGACGGAGGCTGGCCGGAGATGGTCCTCTCCGACCCCGATACGGCGGCCCTGGTGGACCGCCGCTGGAAGGAGTACGGCCTGTGA
- a CDS encoding PLD nuclease N-terminal domain-containing protein has translation MLRYLPFLLVLALWIYAFVDCLNTPEEEVRHLPKPAWVVVILLFGEVLVGPVAWLITGRVRRTAPAEGATPAQWLAPDDNPEFLKSLGKDDPEKG, from the coding sequence ATGCTCAGGTATCTGCCGTTCCTGTTGGTGCTGGCCCTGTGGATCTACGCCTTCGTGGACTGTCTGAACACCCCTGAGGAAGAGGTGCGGCATCTGCCGAAGCCGGCGTGGGTGGTCGTCATCCTGCTCTTCGGCGAGGTGCTGGTGGGGCCGGTCGCCTGGCTGATCACCGGCCGGGTGCGGCGCACGGCCCCGGCGGAGGGCGCCACGCCCGCGCAGTGGCTCGCCCCCGACGACAACCCCGAGTTCCTCAAGTCGCTGGGCAAGGACGACCCCGAGAAGGGCTGA
- a CDS encoding LysR family transcriptional regulator yields MELRLLVTFEKVATVLSFTRAAAELSYAQSSVTGQIRALESSLGVELFDRLGSRIRLTDAGERLLPYARQIIELAQEARSVVVEPEEPSGTLTVGTMESLTSYRLPPLLEYFHHRHPGVRLALRTTIGDETRQALRQGTYDVGFLMEEETGHPGLETAVLAVEPLALVAAPGHPLAGVAVATADLVAQPLLATEPGCAYRDLFERELKALGEADFMEFGTIEATKRAAAAGLGISLLPEVTVAAELAEGSLVRLAWEPPFTLRTQLAWRSGKRLPAHARLFLEQARRLVSEQGGRG; encoded by the coding sequence ATGGAACTCCGGCTGCTCGTCACCTTCGAGAAGGTCGCCACGGTGCTGAGCTTCACCCGGGCCGCGGCCGAGCTGTCGTACGCGCAGTCCAGCGTGACCGGTCAGATCCGTGCCCTGGAGTCCTCCCTCGGCGTCGAGCTGTTCGACCGGCTCGGCAGCCGGATCCGGCTCACCGACGCCGGTGAGCGGCTGCTGCCGTACGCCCGGCAGATCATCGAGCTGGCGCAGGAGGCCCGGTCGGTCGTCGTCGAGCCGGAGGAGCCGTCCGGCACTCTCACCGTCGGGACCATGGAGTCGCTCACCTCCTACCGGCTGCCGCCGCTGCTGGAGTACTTCCACCACCGCCACCCCGGGGTACGGCTCGCGCTGCGCACCACCATCGGCGACGAGACCCGGCAGGCGCTGCGTCAGGGCACGTACGACGTCGGGTTCCTGATGGAGGAGGAGACCGGGCATCCGGGGCTGGAGACCGCTGTGCTGGCGGTCGAGCCGCTGGCGCTGGTCGCGGCGCCCGGACACCCCCTCGCCGGGGTGGCCGTCGCCACCGCCGACCTCGTGGCCCAACCCCTGCTGGCCACCGAGCCCGGCTGTGCCTACCGGGACCTGTTCGAGCGGGAGCTGAAAGCGCTCGGGGAGGCGGACTTCATGGAGTTCGGCACGATCGAGGCCACCAAGCGCGCGGCGGCGGCCGGTCTCGGGATCTCGCTGCTGCCCGAGGTGACGGTCGCCGCCGAACTCGCGGAGGGCTCTCTCGTACGGCTCGCCTGGGAGCCGCCGTTCACGCTTCGGACGCAACTGGCGTGGCGGTCCGGGAAGCGGCTTCCGGCGCATGCCCGGCTGTTCCTGGAGCAGGCGCGGCGGCTGGTG